A genomic window from Flavobacterium azooxidireducens includes:
- a CDS encoding 3-hydroxyacyl-CoA dehydrogenase/enoyl-CoA hydratase family protein, which translates to MKRTIKKVAVIGSGIMGSGIACHFANIGVEVLLLDIIPNALTEAEEKKGLTLESKAVRNRIVNESLANALKSNPSPIYSQKFANRITTGNTTDDMPKIASVDWIIEVVVERLDIKKLVFEQVDKYRKVGTLVTSNTSGIPIQFMSEGRTEDFQQHFCGTHFFNPARYLKLFEIIPGPKTSQTVLDFLTNYGSQFLGKTSVVAKDTPAFIGNRIGIFGIMSLFHQVKEMGLTIEEVDKLTGPVIGRPKSATFRTVDVVGLDTLVHVANGIHQNCPNDEAHDLFKLPSFIDKMMENKWLGSKTGQGFYKKEGKEILSLDLDTLEYRAAKKASFATLELTKTIDKPIDRFRVLVKGKDKAGDFYRKNFAAMFAYCSNRIPEISDELYKIDDAMKAGFGWENGPFEIWDSIGVAKGIELIKAEGYEPAAWVSEMVTSENASFYTVKNGATHYYSIPTKSQEKIPGQDAFIILNNIRESHKVWGNSDATIHHLGDGILNLEFHSKMNTIGGGVLQGINKAIDLAEKEYNGLVIGNQGTNFSVGANIGMIFMMAVEQEYDELNMAIKMFQDTMMRCRYSSIPVIVAPHGMTLGGGCEMSMHADRVVAAAETYIGLVEFGVGVIPGGGGSKEMTVRASDLFRKNDVELNVLQEYFLTIGMAKVATSAYEAFDLGILQKGKDIVVVNRDRQIAVAKQVALQMAEQGYTQPVQRKDIKVLGKQALGMFLVGTDQMQAGKYISEHDRKIANKLAYVMAGGDLSEPTLVSEQYLLDLEREAFLSLCTERKTLERIQFMLTKGKPLRN; encoded by the coding sequence ATGAAAAGAACTATCAAAAAAGTGGCTGTCATCGGTTCCGGAATCATGGGCTCCGGTATCGCTTGTCATTTTGCAAACATTGGTGTAGAGGTGTTATTATTGGATATTATTCCAAACGCACTCACCGAAGCTGAAGAAAAGAAAGGACTTACGTTAGAAAGCAAAGCGGTTCGCAATCGTATCGTAAATGAAAGTTTGGCGAATGCTTTAAAATCAAACCCCTCTCCTATTTACAGTCAGAAATTTGCCAACCGAATTACAACCGGAAATACTACGGATGATATGCCGAAAATCGCTTCGGTAGATTGGATTATCGAAGTGGTTGTGGAAAGATTAGATATCAAAAAACTCGTTTTCGAGCAAGTTGATAAATATAGAAAAGTTGGGACATTAGTAACTTCCAACACATCCGGAATTCCGATTCAATTTATGAGCGAAGGTAGAACAGAAGATTTCCAACAACATTTCTGTGGAACGCATTTCTTCAATCCTGCCCGTTATTTAAAGTTGTTTGAAATCATTCCCGGACCAAAAACGAGTCAAACCGTTTTAGATTTCTTAACAAATTACGGTTCACAATTTTTAGGAAAAACTTCGGTCGTAGCCAAAGATACTCCGGCATTCATTGGTAATCGAATTGGAATTTTCGGCATTATGAGTCTGTTTCATCAAGTAAAAGAAATGGGTCTCACCATCGAAGAAGTTGATAAATTAACTGGTCCTGTAATTGGTCGACCTAAATCGGCTACGTTCAGAACCGTTGATGTGGTTGGTTTGGATACGTTGGTTCACGTGGCAAACGGAATTCACCAAAATTGTCCGAATGACGAAGCTCACGATTTATTCAAATTGCCTTCTTTCATTGATAAAATGATGGAAAATAAATGGTTGGGAAGCAAAACCGGACAAGGATTTTACAAAAAAGAAGGAAAAGAAATTTTATCCTTAGATTTAGATACTTTAGAATATAGAGCAGCAAAAAAAGCATCATTCGCTACCTTAGAATTAACCAAAACCATTGACAAACCAATTGATCGTTTTCGTGTTTTAGTAAAAGGAAAAGACAAAGCAGGTGATTTTTACAGAAAGAATTTTGCTGCTATGTTTGCGTATTGTTCAAACAGAATTCCTGAAATATCAGACGAATTATACAAAATTGATGATGCAATGAAAGCCGGTTTCGGTTGGGAAAATGGTCCATTCGAGATTTGGGACAGCATCGGAGTTGCCAAAGGAATTGAGTTGATTAAAGCCGAAGGTTATGAACCGGCAGCTTGGGTTTCAGAAATGGTGACCTCAGAAAATGCTTCTTTTTACACAGTTAAAAATGGAGCTACTCATTATTATAGTATTCCAACCAAATCTCAGGAAAAAATTCCGGGTCAAGATGCGTTTATCATCTTAAATAATATTAGAGAAAGCCATAAAGTTTGGGGTAATTCCGATGCCACAATTCATCATTTAGGTGATGGTATTTTAAACTTAGAATTCCATTCCAAAATGAATACGATTGGTGGTGGTGTTTTACAAGGCATCAACAAAGCCATCGATTTAGCCGAAAAAGAATATAATGGATTAGTGATTGGAAACCAAGGAACTAATTTCTCTGTGGGTGCTAACATCGGAATGATTTTTATGATGGCTGTCGAACAAGAATATGACGAATTGAATATGGCTATAAAAATGTTCCAAGATACGATGATGCGTTGCCGCTACTCCTCTATTCCTGTTATCGTTGCTCCACATGGTATGACACTTGGTGGTGGTTGTGAAATGAGTATGCACGCCGACCGAGTTGTTGCTGCTGCAGAAACCTATATTGGTTTAGTTGAATTTGGTGTCGGTGTAATTCCCGGCGGCGGTGGTTCCAAAGAAATGACCGTTCGTGCCTCCGATTTATTCCGTAAAAATGATGTGGAATTAAATGTTTTACAAGAATATTTCCTAACCATCGGAATGGCAAAAGTAGCCACTTCTGCTTATGAAGCTTTTGATTTAGGTATTCTCCAAAAAGGAAAAGATATTGTAGTTGTGAATCGTGATCGTCAAATTGCGGTTGCAAAACAAGTCGCTTTACAAATGGCAGAGCAAGGTTACACACAACCCGTTCAACGCAAAGACATAAAAGTATTAGGAAAACAAGCTTTAGGAATGTTCTTAGTGGGAACTGACCAAATGCAAGCCGGAAAATACATTTCGGAACACGATCGAAAAATTGCCAACAAATTAGCGTATGTAATGGCAGGTGGCGATTTATCAGAACCGACTTTGGTGAGTGAGCAGTATTTGTTGGATTTAGAAAGAGAAGCTTTTTTGAGTTTGTGTACCGAGAGAAAGACTTTGGAGAGAATTCAATTTATGTTGACTAAAGGAAAACCATTAAGAAATTAG
- a CDS encoding MarR family winged helix-turn-helix transcriptional regulator: MKDKTIDYILRATWQSVARMYNEEASKFDGSMAIGFALLSIDKEEGTPSSYISNRMGMEATSLTRTLKTLEEKGLIIRKKNPDDGRGVLIYLTDLGKEKRELSRNTVLKFNEVIRQNVSDEKLQNFIEVADVITELINEKKIF; this comes from the coding sequence ATGAAAGATAAAACAATAGATTATATTCTTCGAGCCACTTGGCAATCAGTTGCCAGAATGTACAACGAAGAAGCTTCTAAATTTGATGGTTCAATGGCTATCGGATTTGCTTTGCTTAGCATCGATAAAGAAGAAGGAACGCCTTCCTCCTACATCAGCAACCGAATGGGAATGGAAGCCACGAGCTTAACCAGAACCTTGAAAACCTTAGAAGAAAAAGGCTTAATCATTCGCAAAAAAAATCCCGATGATGGTCGAGGTGTTTTAATTTACCTCACCGACTTAGGAAAAGAAAAAAGAGAATTATCCCGAAATACCGTATTGAAATTTAATGAAGTCATCCGTCAAAATGTATCCGACGAAAAACTGCAAAATTTCATCGAAGTCGCTGATGTGATTACGGAATTGATTAATGAGAAGAAGATTTTTTAG
- a CDS encoding OsmC family protein — translation MKRHATAVWNGSGKEGKGNLTTQSTVLNKTQYSFGSRFEEGIGTNPEELIAAAHAGCFTMKLSFNLGEAGFEPTELETKCQITFEDGAVTKSHLILKATIDKISEEKFAELVKDAENNCPISKLLNTAISAEFTLNK, via the coding sequence ATGAAAAGACACGCAACAGCCGTTTGGAACGGTTCAGGAAAAGAAGGAAAAGGAAATTTAACCACGCAAAGTACCGTTTTAAATAAGACACAATATTCATTTGGCTCTCGTTTTGAAGAAGGAATCGGAACCAATCCTGAAGAACTTATTGCTGCCGCTCACGCAGGATGTTTTACGATGAAACTTAGTTTCAATTTAGGAGAAGCAGGTTTTGAACCTACCGAATTAGAAACAAAATGCCAAATTACGTTTGAAGACGGAGCTGTAACAAAATCACATTTAATTCTAAAAGCAACCATTGACAAAATTTCAGAAGAAAAATTTGCTGAATTAGTGAAAGATGCTGAAAACAATTGTCCGATTTCTAAATTGTTGAATACAGCTATTTCTGCAGAATTTACATTGAATAAATAA
- a CDS encoding AMP-dependent synthetase/ligase yields MIQITRLFDFPYYQLAKNNVPDCLVTKYNGEWVKTSTQEYVDKANAISRAFIRLGVQKNDKIAIISSNNRTEWNIMDIGSLQVGAQTVPIYPTIAAEDYEYILNHSESNYCIVSDQVVYDKLIAIKNNVPTLKDIYSFDEISGCKNWKELLELGSDKSNQDVVEDRKNNVKPEELATIIYTSGTTGRPKGVMLSHNNIVSNVLDSAPRIPFAEGTSKALSFLPVCHIFERLILYIYQYYSVSIYFAESIEKLTDNLKEVHPNVMTVVPRLLEKVYDKIYAKGAELTGIKKTLFFWAINLGLRYKPYGQNGWFYEKQLGIARKLIFSKWKEALGGNLDVMVSGSAALQPRLARVFAAAGIPVMEGYGLTETSPVISVNDMRNGLFRIGTVGKLIKNVEVKIAEDGELLCKGPNVMMGYYKDETLTNEVIKDGYFHTGDIGEFDSDGFLKITDRKKEMFKTSGGKYIAPQLIENRLKQSFFIEQVMVIGDGEKMPAAFIQPNFDFVREWAKRHHVTISDSNEELVNNTKVIERFQEEVDHANEKFGNWEKIKRFELTPDVWSIDGGHLTPTMKLKRKIVKEKYKHLYEKIYNS; encoded by the coding sequence ATGATTCAAATAACCCGACTTTTTGATTTTCCGTATTACCAACTTGCTAAAAATAATGTTCCTGATTGCTTGGTTACCAAATACAATGGCGAATGGGTGAAAACTTCTACGCAAGAATATGTAGATAAAGCCAATGCGATTTCAAGAGCTTTTATTCGTTTAGGAGTTCAAAAAAATGATAAAATTGCTATCATTTCTTCAAACAACAGAACGGAATGGAATATTATGGATATTGGATCGCTTCAAGTGGGTGCTCAAACGGTGCCGATTTATCCAACCATTGCAGCGGAAGATTACGAATACATCTTAAATCATTCTGAATCCAATTATTGCATCGTTTCTGACCAAGTGGTTTATGATAAATTAATTGCTATTAAAAATAATGTTCCTACTTTAAAAGATATTTATTCTTTTGATGAAATTTCAGGTTGTAAAAATTGGAAAGAATTGTTAGAATTAGGTTCAGACAAATCCAATCAAGATGTGGTTGAAGACCGAAAAAACAATGTAAAACCGGAAGAATTAGCCACAATCATTTACACATCCGGAACCACAGGAAGACCAAAAGGCGTAATGCTTTCTCATAACAATATTGTTTCAAATGTGTTGGATAGTGCTCCGAGAATTCCTTTTGCAGAAGGAACAAGCAAAGCCTTGAGTTTTCTACCCGTTTGCCATATTTTTGAACGATTGATTTTATACATTTATCAGTATTATTCGGTTTCGATTTATTTTGCAGAAAGCATCGAAAAATTGACCGACAATTTAAAAGAAGTTCATCCAAATGTGATGACGGTTGTTCCGCGTTTATTGGAAAAAGTTTATGATAAAATTTATGCCAAAGGAGCCGAACTAACCGGAATTAAAAAAACACTTTTCTTTTGGGCAATTAATTTAGGTTTACGTTATAAACCTTATGGACAAAATGGTTGGTTTTATGAAAAACAACTTGGCATTGCCCGAAAATTGATTTTCAGTAAATGGAAAGAAGCCTTAGGCGGAAATTTAGATGTGATGGTTTCCGGAAGTGCTGCACTTCAACCTCGTTTAGCTCGTGTTTTTGCCGCTGCGGGAATTCCGGTTATGGAAGGGTATGGTTTAACTGAAACCTCTCCTGTTATTTCTGTAAACGATATGCGAAATGGTTTATTCCGTATTGGAACAGTTGGGAAATTAATTAAAAATGTAGAAGTAAAAATTGCGGAAGATGGTGAACTACTTTGTAAAGGTCCAAATGTAATGATGGGTTATTATAAAGATGAAACACTAACTAATGAAGTCATCAAAGACGGCTATTTTCACACTGGTGATATTGGTGAATTTGATTCGGATGGTTTCCTAAAAATCACTGACCGTAAAAAAGAAATGTTTAAAACATCCGGAGGAAAATATATTGCTCCACAATTAATTGAAAACCGATTAAAACAATCTTTCTTCATTGAACAAGTAATGGTAATTGGTGATGGCGAAAAAATGCCGGCTGCTTTCATTCAGCCTAATTTTGATTTTGTTCGTGAATGGGCAAAAAGACATCATGTTACTATTTCAGATTCCAATGAAGAATTAGTCAATAACACAAAAGTTATCGAACGTTTTCAAGAAGAAGTTGATCATGCAAACGAAAAATTCGGTAATTGGGAAAAAATCAAACGTTTTGAGTTAACCCCCGATGTTTGGTCAATTGATGGTGGACACCTCACTCCTACTATGAAATTAAAACGTAAAATTGTAAAAGAAAAATACAAACACCTTTACGAAAAAATTTATAATTCATAA
- the purL gene encoding phosphoribosylformylglycinamidine synthase, with amino-acid sequence MIHFFGNESTNVFAVQSQNELSAQDIAKLNWLFGNTNKIEKSVLADFFVGPRVAMITPWSTNAVEITQNMGIDGIIRIEEFQKVESNHSDFDPMLFQKYTELHQDIFAINIQPESIKDIEDIAAYNKQEGLALSEEEVNYLNTLAIKLKRNLTDSEVFGFSQVNSEHCRHKIFNGTFVIDGEEKSSSLFKLIKKTSAENPNDIVSAYKDNVAFIKGPKVEQFAPKSADKPDFYQTKDFDSVISIKAETHNFPTTVEPFNGAATGSGGEIRDRLAGGQGSLPLAGTAVYMTSYSRLEENRPWENAMEERKWLYQTPMDILIKASNGASDFGNKFGQPLITGSVLTFEHEEDARKLGFDKVIMLAGGIGYGKADQAQKQEPKIGDKIVILGGENYRIGMGGAAVSSADTGAFGSGIELNAIQRSNPEMQKRAANAIRGLVESDENPIVSIHDHGAGGHLNCLSELVEATGGLIDLDKLPVGDPTLSAKEIIGNESQERMGLVIGQKDMDTLKRIADRERSPMYQVGDVTGDNRFTFESKTTGAKPMDFELADMFGSSPKVIMNDVSIERNFTEINYKETDFEAYLEQVLQLEAVACKDWLTNKVDRCVGGKVAKQQCAGPLQLPLNNVGVMALDYKGKEGIATSIGHSPVSALIDPTAGSRNAIGEALSNIVFAPLKDGLKSVSLSANWMWACKNEGEDARLYEAVEACSEFAIELGINIPTGKDSLSMKQKYSDAEVIAPGTVIISAAGNCNDITKVVEPVFQKNAGSVYYINLSQDEFKLGGSSFSQVRNAIGKETPTIKNAAFFKKAFNVIQELIKNDEIAAGHDIGSGGLITTLLEMCFADNNLGAKLDFSSFEEKDVVKILFAENIGIVLQANDDNVFESFLKEENITFHKLGNVTESNVLEIENYSLDISKLRDIWFKTSYLLDQKQTKNGNATARFINYKMQPLQYQFPSHFNGKKPEVDFSKPRPKAAIIREKGSNSEREMANAMYLAGFDVKDVHMTDLISGRETLEEIQFIGAVGGFSNSDVLGSAKGWAGAFLYNEKAKTALDNFFKREDTLSVGICNGCQLFMELEVINPEHETHGKMHHNDSQKHESIFTSVKVQENNSVMLKSLAGTTLGVWVSHGEGKFKLPYEESQYNIVAKYGYENYPANPNGSDFNTAMMCDKTGRHLVMMPHIERSTFPWNWAHYPKDRNDEVSPWLEAFVNAKNWLENKS; translated from the coding sequence ATGATTCATTTCTTCGGAAACGAAAGTACTAACGTTTTTGCCGTTCAGTCGCAAAACGAACTTTCGGCTCAGGACATCGCAAAATTAAACTGGCTTTTTGGCAATACAAATAAAATAGAAAAATCCGTCTTAGCGGATTTTTTTGTTGGCCCTCGTGTCGCTATGATTACGCCTTGGAGTACCAATGCTGTGGAAATTACGCAAAATATGGGTATCGATGGCATCATTCGAATCGAAGAATTTCAAAAAGTAGAAAGCAATCATTCTGACTTTGACCCGATGTTATTTCAAAAATATACTGAATTGCATCAAGACATTTTTGCTATCAATATTCAACCCGAATCCATCAAAGATATTGAAGATATTGCGGCTTACAACAAACAAGAAGGGTTGGCTTTAAGCGAAGAAGAAGTTAATTATTTGAATACGTTAGCTATCAAATTGAAACGTAATTTAACGGATTCCGAAGTTTTTGGTTTTTCACAAGTTAATTCAGAACATTGTCGTCACAAAATTTTCAACGGAACATTTGTGATTGATGGCGAAGAAAAATCTTCATCCCTATTCAAATTAATCAAAAAAACATCTGCTGAAAATCCAAACGATATTGTTTCGGCATACAAAGATAATGTCGCTTTTATCAAAGGTCCGAAAGTGGAACAATTTGCTCCAAAAAGTGCCGATAAACCTGATTTTTATCAAACGAAAGATTTCGATTCTGTTATTTCGATAAAAGCAGAAACACATAATTTCCCAACTACGGTTGAACCTTTCAACGGAGCAGCAACCGGTTCTGGTGGCGAAATTAGAGACAGACTTGCCGGTGGACAAGGTTCATTACCATTAGCAGGAACAGCAGTATATATGACTTCTTACTCTCGTTTGGAAGAAAACCGTCCGTGGGAAAATGCGATGGAAGAACGAAAATGGTTGTATCAAACACCAATGGATATTTTAATCAAAGCTTCGAATGGTGCTTCAGATTTTGGTAATAAATTTGGTCAACCGTTAATTACCGGTTCTGTTTTGACTTTTGAACACGAAGAAGATGCCCGAAAATTAGGTTTCGATAAAGTGATCATGTTGGCGGGCGGAATTGGTTACGGAAAAGCCGACCAAGCTCAAAAACAAGAACCAAAAATTGGCGATAAAATTGTGATTTTAGGTGGTGAAAATTACCGAATCGGAATGGGCGGAGCTGCTGTTTCCTCTGCCGATACAGGAGCTTTCGGATCAGGAATTGAATTAAATGCTATTCAACGTTCTAATCCGGAAATGCAAAAAAGAGCTGCCAATGCCATTCGTGGTTTGGTTGAAAGTGACGAAAATCCTATTGTTTCCATTCACGATCACGGTGCGGGCGGACACTTAAACTGTTTATCGGAATTAGTTGAAGCAACCGGAGGATTAATCGACTTAGATAAATTACCTGTGGGCGACCCTACTCTATCTGCCAAAGAAATAATTGGCAACGAAAGTCAGGAACGAATGGGCTTAGTCATCGGTCAAAAAGATATGGATACGTTGAAACGCATTGCCGACAGAGAACGTTCGCCAATGTATCAAGTGGGTGATGTAACCGGAGATAATCGCTTTACATTTGAATCGAAAACAACGGGAGCTAAACCAATGGATTTTGAATTGGCCGATATGTTCGGAAGCTCTCCAAAAGTGATAATGAATGATGTTTCGATAGAACGAAATTTTACCGAAATTAATTATAAAGAAACCGATTTTGAAGCCTATTTAGAACAAGTTTTACAATTAGAAGCTGTTGCTTGTAAAGATTGGTTAACCAACAAAGTTGATCGTTGTGTTGGTGGAAAAGTAGCCAAACAACAATGTGCCGGACCGTTACAATTGCCTTTGAACAATGTGGGTGTAATGGCGTTGGATTATAAAGGAAAAGAAGGAATTGCGACTTCAATTGGTCATTCACCTGTTTCTGCCTTAATCGACCCAACTGCCGGAAGTAGAAATGCAATTGGTGAAGCTTTGTCAAACATCGTTTTTGCTCCATTAAAAGATGGTTTAAAAAGTGTTTCGCTCTCTGCCAATTGGATGTGGGCTTGTAAGAATGAAGGTGAAGATGCTCGATTATATGAAGCAGTTGAAGCGTGTTCAGAATTTGCCATCGAATTAGGAATCAACATTCCAACCGGAAAAGATTCGCTATCAATGAAGCAGAAATATTCCGATGCCGAAGTAATTGCTCCCGGAACAGTAATTATTTCTGCCGCCGGAAATTGTAATGATATTACAAAAGTGGTTGAACCCGTTTTTCAAAAGAATGCCGGTTCAGTTTATTATATTAATTTGTCGCAAGACGAGTTCAAATTGGGTGGATCTTCTTTTTCACAAGTTAGAAATGCAATTGGTAAAGAAACACCAACCATCAAAAATGCAGCTTTCTTCAAAAAAGCATTCAATGTCATTCAGGAATTAATCAAAAATGATGAAATTGCTGCCGGACACGATATTGGAAGTGGTGGATTGATTACGACACTATTAGAAATGTGTTTTGCTGATAACAATTTGGGTGCGAAACTCGATTTTTCATCATTTGAAGAAAAAGATGTAGTGAAAATTTTATTCGCAGAAAACATCGGAATTGTGCTTCAGGCGAATGATGATAATGTTTTTGAATCATTTTTGAAAGAAGAAAATATCACTTTTCATAAATTAGGAAATGTTACTGAATCGAATGTTTTAGAAATTGAAAATTATTCGTTAGACATTTCAAAATTGAGAGATATTTGGTTTAAAACTTCCTATTTATTAGATCAAAAACAAACCAAAAACGGAAATGCAACGGCACGATTTATCAATTATAAAATGCAACCGTTGCAGTATCAATTTCCATCTCATTTTAATGGGAAAAAACCGGAAGTTGATTTTTCAAAACCAAGACCAAAAGCAGCGATTATTCGTGAAAAAGGAAGTAATTCTGAACGCGAAATGGCAAACGCAATGTATTTAGCCGGATTTGATGTAAAAGATGTACATATGACCGATTTAATTTCAGGTCGTGAAACATTGGAAGAAATTCAATTTATTGGTGCTGTGGGCGGATTTTCAAATTCAGATGTGTTGGGTTCTGCCAAAGGTTGGGCCGGAGCATTTTTATACAACGAAAAAGCAAAAACAGCATTGGATAATTTCTTCAAACGAGAAGATACGTTGTCTGTCGGAATTTGCAATGGTTGTCAATTGTTTATGGAATTGGAAGTCATCAATCCTGAACACGAAACTCACGGAAAAATGCATCATAACGACAGTCAGAAACACGAAAGTATTTTTACATCTGTGAAAGTTCAGGAAAACAATTCGGTAATGTTAAAATCATTAGCAGGAACTACGTTAGGCGTTTGGGTTTCACACGGCGAAGGAAAATTCAAATTGCCGTATGAAGAAAGTCAGTATAATATTGTAGCCAAATATGGTTATGAAAATTATCCTGCCAATCCAAATGGTTCCGATTTCAACACGGCGATGATGTGCGACAAAACCGGTCGTCATTTGGTAATGATGCCACATATAGAACGTTCAACTTTTCCTTGGAATTGGGCTCATTATCCAAAAGACAGAAACGATGAAGTTTCACCTTGGTTAGAAGCGTTTGTGAATGCTAAAAATTGGTTGGAAAACAAATCGTAA
- a CDS encoding Fic family protein, whose protein sequence is MKYSSVKDFAIKWNIPERTIRNYCTNGKIEGAFLTGKTWNIPHDASLPVKKNKKENNLLLFQLKEQKEMKLKGGIYHRTQIDLTYNSNRIEGSQLSHEQTRYIFETNTIGITESINIDDIIETTNHFRCIDYIIDKANTKLTEHFIKELHYLLKFGTSDSNKDWFKVGDYKKMANEVGGHQTCPPDQVALQMKNLLKNYHSIENKTIIDIIDFHYKFEKIHPFQDGNGRVGRLIMFKECLVNNIVPFIINESIKFYYYRGLNEWENIPEYLTDTCLSAQDNYKNILNYFKIPFLEN, encoded by the coding sequence ATGAAATATAGTTCTGTTAAAGATTTTGCTATAAAATGGAATATTCCAGAAAGAACAATCCGAAACTATTGTACAAACGGTAAAATTGAAGGTGCTTTTTTAACGGGTAAAACTTGGAACATTCCTCACGACGCAAGTTTACCTGTCAAAAAAAATAAGAAGGAAAACAATCTCTTACTTTTTCAATTAAAAGAGCAAAAAGAAATGAAGTTGAAAGGTGGTATTTATCATCGAACACAAATTGATCTCACTTATAATTCAAACCGCATTGAAGGAAGCCAATTATCACACGAACAAACTCGCTATATTTTTGAAACAAATACAATTGGAATTACCGAAAGTATAAATATTGACGACATCATCGAAACAACAAATCACTTTCGTTGCATAGATTACATCATTGACAAAGCAAATACAAAACTTACAGAACACTTTATCAAAGAACTTCACTATCTATTAAAGTTTGGAACATCAGACAGTAATAAAGATTGGTTTAAAGTGGGAGATTATAAAAAAATGGCAAATGAAGTAGGTGGACATCAAACTTGTCCTCCCGATCAAGTAGCACTTCAAATGAAAAATCTATTGAAAAACTATCATTCAATCGAAAACAAAACAATAATCGACATCATAGATTTTCACTATAAATTTGAAAAAATTCATCCTTTTCAAGATGGAAATGGTCGTGTTGGACGATTAATTATGTTTAAAGAATGTTTAGTAAATAATATTGTGCCTTTCATTATCAACGAATCAATTAAATTTTATTATTATCGAGGACTTAATGAATGGGAAAATATTCCGGAATATTTGACAGATACTTGCCTGTCAGCACAAGATAATTATAAAAATATTCTCAATTATTTTAAGATTCCTTTTTTAGAAAATTAA
- a CDS encoding DUF1579 domain-containing protein codes for MKNILLSALTIILLFSCGKKEETKTETTVVKDTTVVEENTLTIPDSTTISNAWNDYMTPGEPHKMLILDSGTWNEEMTMWMKPGAEPTKNTMTAESKMIYGDRFQETTHKGDFMGMPFEGKSTLAYNNASQEYTSTWIDNMSTGIMVITGKYDEATKTINFSGTTVDPVTKKEKPIRETYTFVDENTRKMEMFDVDYSGKEYKSMEIIMTRKK; via the coding sequence ATGAAGAATATTTTACTTTCAGCGTTAACAATAATATTGTTATTCTCTTGTGGAAAAAAAGAGGAAACCAAAACAGAAACAACTGTTGTAAAAGACACAACTGTCGTAGAAGAAAATACGTTAACTATTCCAGATTCTACTACAATTAGCAATGCGTGGAATGACTACATGACACCTGGAGAACCTCATAAAATGCTTATATTAGACAGTGGAACATGGAATGAAGAAATGACCATGTGGATGAAGCCAGGTGCAGAACCTACAAAAAACACAATGACAGCAGAATCAAAAATGATTTATGGTGATCGCTTTCAGGAAACTACTCACAAAGGTGATTTTATGGGAATGCCATTTGAAGGAAAAAGCACGTTGGCCTACAACAATGCTTCACAAGAATATACTTCTACTTGGATAGATAATATGAGTACAGGAATTATGGTAATCACTGGGAAATATGATGAAGCAACTAAAACTATCAATTTTTCAGGAACTACAGTCGACCCAGTTACCAAAAAAGAAAAACCAATTCGTGAAACGTACACTTTTGTAGATGAAAACACCCGTAAAATGGAAATGTTTGATGTTGATTATAGTGGAAAAGAATACAAAAGCATGGAAATTATCATGACAAGAAAAAAATAA